From Candidatus Pedobacter colombiensis, one genomic window encodes:
- a CDS encoding nucleoside-diphosphate sugar epimerase/dehydratase: MFTKLQIVSRWIIFTIDICLSIFALLFSIILQHNFKIDGIDFLAFYKAVVMVVIINSLVFYSVKTFAGIVRYTSAQDSFRILFAVILSSLILFFAHAIAIVITGEHVVSNVVIVIYTLFSFLLLITYRVIVKYFFMYIKNANLDKRRIIIYGAGEAGVATKRTFDHDAKVNKTIIAFVDDDLRKVGKTIDGVRILDANQLEHLIVKHEVDEIIFASYTIPLERKNQVVDVCLENEVKILNIPSPEVWARGEVTTAQIQNINIEDLLNRKTIEIDIEGIQNQLKGKRILITGAAGSIGSEIVRQLLKFESGLIILCDQSETALHHIYLELEEHHTKANFHAFVGDVKDQKRMQHLFDTYKPHYVYHAAAYKHVPLMEGNPAEAIKTNVMGTKTIADLSVKYGVQKFVMISTDKAVNPTNVMGASKRIAEIYVQSLNNSLNNPDLIFTNGLSYLNDNNVKPITKFITTRFGNVLGSNGSVIPRFKQQIENGGPVTVTHPEITRYFMTIPEACRLVLEAGCMGKGGEIYIFDMGKSVKIVELAKKMIRLAGLVPNQDIKISYSGLRPGEKLFEELLNDSENTIPTHHEKIMIGQVREYIFNDIEAQIYQLLVHAASNNTRQVVKQMKVIVPEFISNNSIYEELDAPVQVEENP; encoded by the coding sequence ATGTTTACAAAACTACAAATTGTATCTCGCTGGATTATTTTTACCATTGATATTTGCTTAAGCATCTTCGCGCTGCTATTTTCAATTATTTTGCAGCACAATTTTAAAATCGATGGGATAGATTTCCTTGCTTTTTATAAAGCAGTGGTGATGGTGGTGATTATCAACTCACTGGTATTTTATAGTGTGAAAACATTTGCTGGCATTGTAAGATATACTTCAGCCCAGGATTCATTTCGAATTCTATTTGCAGTAATTCTTAGCTCTTTAATTCTATTTTTTGCACATGCAATTGCTATTGTAATAACTGGTGAGCATGTGGTGAGCAATGTGGTTATCGTTATATATACTTTATTTAGTTTTCTGTTACTGATTACCTATAGAGTAATTGTAAAGTACTTTTTTATGTACATTAAGAATGCCAATCTGGATAAGCGAAGAATTATCATTTATGGCGCTGGTGAAGCAGGAGTGGCTACAAAACGAACTTTTGACCATGATGCAAAAGTCAATAAAACAATTATCGCTTTTGTAGATGATGATTTGCGTAAAGTTGGAAAAACAATTGATGGGGTAAGAATACTAGATGCAAATCAACTGGAGCATCTGATTGTGAAACATGAAGTAGATGAAATCATCTTTGCTTCGTACACGATCCCTTTGGAGCGTAAAAACCAGGTGGTAGATGTTTGTCTGGAAAATGAAGTTAAGATTTTAAATATTCCATCACCAGAGGTTTGGGCTAGAGGTGAGGTAACAACAGCACAAATTCAGAATATTAATATTGAAGATCTGCTCAATAGAAAGACCATTGAGATTGATATTGAGGGTATTCAAAATCAGTTGAAAGGTAAACGGATTTTAATAACGGGGGCCGCTGGTTCTATTGGTAGCGAGATTGTAAGGCAACTATTGAAATTCGAAAGTGGATTGATTATCCTTTGTGATCAGAGTGAAACTGCCCTGCATCATATTTATCTTGAGCTGGAGGAGCACCATACAAAAGCCAATTTCCATGCTTTTGTTGGCGATGTTAAAGATCAGAAACGTATGCAGCATTTGTTTGATACTTATAAACCACATTATGTTTATCATGCCGCTGCCTATAAGCATGTTCCTTTGATGGAAGGTAATCCTGCAGAAGCCATAAAAACGAATGTGATGGGCACTAAGACCATCGCTGATTTATCCGTTAAATATGGTGTGCAAAAGTTCGTGATGATATCTACAGATAAAGCAGTAAATCCGACCAATGTTATGGGCGCATCTAAGCGAATTGCAGAGATTTATGTACAATCATTGAACAATTCATTAAATAATCCGGATTTGATCTTTACCAATGGTCTAAGTTATTTAAATGATAACAATGTAAAACCAATAACGAAATTCATCACTACAAGGTTTGGAAATGTATTGGGTTCCAATGGTTCTGTAATCCCTCGCTTTAAGCAGCAGATAGAAAATGGTGGGCCGGTCACCGTAACGCATCCTGAAATTACGCGTTATTTTATGACTATACCTGAAGCTTGTCGCTTGGTGCTTGAGGCAGGCTGTATGGGGAAAGGTGGAGAGATTTACATCTTCGATATGGGTAAATCCGTAAAGATTGTTGAGTTGGCCAAGAAAATGATCCGTTTAGCAGGTTTGGTACCTAATCAGGATATCAAAATTTCTTATTCCGGTTTAAGACCTGGGGAAAAATTGTTTGAAGAACTGCTAAACGATAGTGAGAATACTATACCTACCCATCATGAGAAAATTATGATTGGACAGGTAAGAGAATATATATTTAATGATATTGAAGCCCAAATCTACCAATTGCTAGTTCATGCTGCCTCGAATAATACAAGACAGGTGGTTAAACAAATGAAAGTTATTGTACCAGAGTTTATCAGTAATAATTCTATTTATGAAGAATTAGATGCCCCGGTACAGGTAGAGGAAAATCCCTAA
- a CDS encoding MraY family glycosyltransferase has protein sequence MTLYFFILITSTLITLLIIPSIIHVARTRHLYDDLGHLRKIHNPGIPRLGGVAIFMSFTITLLLFGSTNPELPVNYLLIACMMLFAIGIKDDLAGVGHRSKFFIEFIAGLILVIPGDIRLSNLHNLFGIHELSYFPSVVLSVLIIMFIINAFNLIDGIDGLAAITGIIVNSVFSALFINLHQYELAMVSLTLVGAILGFLKFNITPAKIFMGDTGSLLIGLISAVMALKFIQVTDALEIESTSQVPSSLGIVLAILIGPISDTLRVFIIRLAKGKSPFVGDRNHIHHQMLELGFTHLQTTLILTLLNGVIILFAFALSDYGNTAIVSVVTISLFIFNQMLTGFVNAKNRKLASK, from the coding sequence ATGACCTTGTATTTTTTTATCTTGATTACCTCTACTTTGATTACCTTACTGATCATCCCTTCAATTATCCATGTTGCAAGGACGCGACATCTATATGATGATTTGGGTCACCTCAGGAAGATTCATAACCCAGGTATTCCACGTTTAGGCGGTGTAGCTATATTTATGAGCTTTACCATCACTTTATTGCTTTTTGGCAGTACAAATCCTGAATTACCGGTCAATTATCTACTTATAGCCTGTATGATGCTTTTTGCCATAGGCATTAAGGATGATCTGGCTGGCGTAGGTCATCGCAGCAAATTTTTTATAGAGTTTATTGCCGGATTGATTCTTGTTATTCCGGGTGATATCCGCCTCAGCAACTTGCATAACTTATTCGGCATACATGAATTGTCTTATTTCCCCAGCGTGGTTTTATCTGTGCTGATTATCATGTTTATCATCAATGCCTTTAATCTGATTGATGGAATTGACGGCTTAGCAGCCATTACAGGAATTATCGTAAATAGCGTGTTTTCAGCGTTGTTCATCAATCTCCATCAATATGAACTGGCGATGGTTTCTTTAACGCTTGTTGGTGCAATTTTAGGATTTCTGAAGTTTAACATTACGCCAGCCAAAATATTTATGGGTGATACAGGCTCCTTATTAATCGGATTGATATCCGCTGTAATGGCATTAAAGTTTATTCAGGTAACTGATGCTTTAGAAATTGAATCTACTTCGCAGGTACCTTCATCTTTAGGGATTGTGTTGGCAATATTGATTGGACCCATTTCTGATACATTGAGGGTATTTATCATTAGGCTTGCAAAAGGGAAATCTCCATTTGTGGGAGATCGGAACCACATTCACCACCAGATGCTAGAATTGGGTTTTACGCATTTGCAAACCACGCTTATTTTAACCTTATTGAATGGAGTTATTATTTTGTTTGCATTCGCACTTTCTGATTATGGGAATACAGCAATAGTATCAGTTGTTACAATATCCTTATTTATATTTAACCAAATGCTGACTGGCTTTGTAAATGCTAAAAACCGAAAGCTCGCGAGTAAATGA
- a CDS encoding glycosyltransferase family 4 protein gives MSIFLTLIITISLFAVMLIYFRIADHYNIIDHPNERSSHTEITIRGGGIIYVFAGLLAVILHTEFWLPVLGMLLIGTISFIDDRISLSNKIRFFFHLTAVTLLFIFLNIFQIFPIWMSIILYIFVIGIINAYNFMDGINGITGVYSLVVLGGLQYVNYNIVEFIESDMIWLPILASLVFLFFNFRRKAKCFAGDVGSVTIAFWIVFLLLKLIIQTGNYTYILFLTVYGVDAVFTIIHRLMLKENIFEAHRLHFYQILANDQNWEHIWVSSIYAVIQLVIVIIVVLVPLNFGFLFLLTTVPLALVYIYLKPKLMFKID, from the coding sequence ATGTCAATATTCCTAACACTTATAATTACAATTTCATTATTTGCAGTTATGCTGATTTATTTCCGCATTGCAGATCATTATAATATCATTGACCATCCCAATGAGAGAAGTTCACATACTGAAATTACGATTCGGGGAGGAGGAATCATTTATGTTTTTGCGGGATTGCTTGCAGTGATACTTCATACTGAATTCTGGTTGCCTGTTCTCGGGATGCTGCTCATCGGAACCATCAGTTTTATTGACGATAGGATTTCCTTATCCAATAAAATCAGATTTTTTTTCCATTTGACTGCTGTTACTTTGCTCTTTATCTTTTTAAATATATTTCAGATCTTCCCAATTTGGATGAGTATAATTCTTTACATCTTTGTTATTGGAATTATCAATGCCTATAATTTCATGGATGGAATTAATGGGATTACTGGTGTATATAGCCTGGTTGTACTAGGAGGATTGCAATATGTAAATTATAATATTGTCGAATTTATTGAGTCAGATATGATCTGGTTACCGATTCTTGCTAGTTTGGTCTTTTTGTTTTTTAACTTCCGCAGAAAGGCAAAGTGTTTTGCTGGAGATGTTGGAAGTGTAACCATTGCATTTTGGATTGTTTTCCTGCTTTTAAAGCTCATCATCCAAACAGGAAATTATACTTACATTCTGTTCCTTACGGTGTATGGTGTTGATGCAGTCTTTACCATTATTCATCGATTGATGCTTAAAGAGAATATATTTGAAGCGCATCGTCTGCATTTTTACCAGATTCTGGCCAACGACCAAAATTGGGAACATATTTGGGTTTCATCAATTTATGCAGTGATACAACTGGTTATTGTGATTATAGTTGTTTTAGTGCCACTTAATTTTGGGTTTTTATTTCTATTAACTACGGTGCCTTTGGCGCTGGTTTATATTTATTTGAAGCCAAAATTGATGTTTAAGATTGATTAA
- a CDS encoding glycosyltransferase family 2 protein has product MVNPHFTFIILTYNEERHLPRLLSSIYSLRAIVYVLDSGSTDQTVSIAKRYGAKVKEHPFLNHPHQWHYALKVFDIKTPWVIGLDADQIVSAELKQRLLEFKDEDHPNIDGIYFNRKNYFKSKWIKYGGLYPFYLLKMFRYNTGYSDLNELMDHRFIVPGKTVIWKDGHLVEENLKENSISFWIEKHNVYSDLLAREEVERRKLLRAQTVKPLFWGSPDQRTAWLKKLWWRMPLFIRPAMYFMYRYIFRLGILDGYQGFLFHFLQAFWFRLMVDVKIKEIIDTDEKD; this is encoded by the coding sequence ATGGTTAATCCTCATTTCACCTTCATTATCTTAACCTATAATGAAGAACGGCATCTGCCCCGCTTATTGAGCTCTATTTACAGCCTTCGGGCCATAGTTTATGTATTGGACTCCGGGAGCACCGATCAAACCGTAAGCATCGCCAAACGATATGGCGCCAAGGTTAAGGAGCATCCATTCTTAAATCATCCGCACCAGTGGCATTATGCACTCAAAGTTTTCGATATTAAAACTCCATGGGTTATTGGTCTTGATGCCGATCAGATTGTATCTGCTGAGCTCAAACAACGATTGCTGGAATTTAAGGATGAAGACCACCCCAATATAGATGGGATCTATTTTAACCGTAAGAATTATTTTAAAAGTAAATGGATTAAGTATGGCGGACTATATCCCTTTTACCTGTTAAAAATGTTTAGGTACAACACAGGGTACTCCGATCTGAATGAGTTGATGGACCACCGTTTTATTGTGCCCGGAAAAACGGTTATCTGGAAAGATGGACACCTGGTGGAAGAAAACTTAAAGGAAAACAGCATTAGCTTCTGGATAGAGAAACATAACGTTTACAGCGACCTATTGGCAAGGGAAGAGGTAGAGCGCAGAAAACTGCTAAGGGCACAAACGGTAAAGCCCTTATTTTGGGGTAGCCCGGATCAAAGAACGGCATGGCTTAAAAAACTGTGGTGGCGAATGCCCTTATTCATTAGGCCGGCTATGTACTTCATGTATCGTTATATTTTCAGATTGGGAATTCTTGACGGCTACCAAGGCTTTCTTTTCCACTTCTTACAGGCCTTTTGGTTTCGTTTGATGGTGGATGTCAAAATAAAAGAAATCATAGATACGGATGAGAAAGACTGA
- a CDS encoding gliding motility protein RemB has translation MKKYLLLGALALAFNGLKAQTPNVNIPYSYQFYQKLNKSVYDVNNRSHSAIKGFYADDSLLVNRYQDLMQMGVDSLNKRSWVRRKLTEEHLLNFKGDDYTVYADYLPDLLIGRDFKNNTTVWKNTRGFQIGGTVGDKFSFYTNGFENQGVFANYITDFINANGVVPSEMTGKLDKKTKDWAYVTALLSYTPNKHLNIALGYDKNFIGDGYRSMLLSDLAANYSFLRVRATLGNVQYQTIFGYMLDPGAERLTEDRRLGDRGKWAAMHYVDWNATNRFSIGFFQAVTWADAEPEGKRGFDFNYVHPFIFLRSVEGANTTSPDKMRLGINTKYEVLNKTTVYSQFMIDEFTAKEFFSNKGYWANKWALQLGFRGSDLFKVENLNYLAEFNTARPYTYAHFDRVSNYAEMNQPLAHPMGANFREVLGILNYSYKRFDLQGQLMYARYGLDPDGMNYGKDIFKSYATRSVEYGSHIGQGIGTNLYFAEGKVAYLINPKYNLRLEVGGIWRKETNVIGNTNTALFTFGLRSTFRNLYQDF, from the coding sequence ATGAAGAAATACTTATTGCTAGGTGCGCTAGCTTTAGCTTTTAATGGTTTAAAGGCCCAGACACCTAATGTAAACATCCCTTATTCTTATCAATTTTATCAGAAGCTGAATAAATCAGTATATGATGTAAACAACCGTTCACATTCTGCTATTAAAGGTTTTTATGCCGATGACTCTTTGCTGGTAAACCGGTACCAGGATTTAATGCAAATGGGAGTAGATTCCTTAAACAAACGTTCATGGGTTCGTAGAAAACTCACTGAAGAACATTTGTTGAATTTTAAAGGGGATGATTATACAGTTTATGCAGATTATCTCCCTGACTTGTTGATAGGTCGCGATTTTAAGAACAATACGACTGTGTGGAAAAACACTCGTGGCTTTCAGATAGGAGGCACAGTTGGAGATAAATTCTCTTTTTATACCAATGGTTTTGAAAATCAGGGTGTGTTTGCGAATTACATTACTGATTTTATCAATGCCAATGGTGTAGTGCCTAGTGAGATGACTGGTAAGTTGGATAAGAAAACAAAAGATTGGGCCTATGTAACTGCTTTGTTGTCTTATACACCTAATAAGCATTTGAATATTGCTTTAGGATACGATAAAAACTTTATTGGTGATGGGTATCGTTCGATGTTGTTGTCTGATTTAGCAGCTAACTATTCTTTTTTAAGGGTACGAGCTACTTTGGGTAACGTGCAGTACCAGACTATATTTGGTTATATGCTGGACCCCGGAGCAGAAAGACTGACCGAAGATAGACGCTTAGGTGATAGGGGTAAATGGGCAGCCATGCATTATGTAGATTGGAATGCTACCAATCGCTTTTCTATTGGCTTTTTTCAGGCCGTAACCTGGGCTGATGCGGAGCCTGAAGGCAAGCGAGGGTTTGATTTTAACTATGTCCACCCATTCATCTTCTTAAGGTCGGTAGAAGGTGCCAATACCACCTCTCCTGACAAAATGCGTTTAGGAATCAATACCAAATATGAGGTTCTGAATAAAACAACGGTATATAGCCAGTTTATGATTGATGAATTTACGGCTAAGGAGTTTTTTAGCAATAAAGGTTATTGGGCAAATAAATGGGCGTTGCAACTTGGTTTTAGGGGATCAGATTTGTTTAAAGTAGAAAACCTGAATTATCTGGCAGAGTTCAATACGGCAAGACCTTATACATATGCCCATTTTGATAGAGTGTCTAATTATGCTGAGATGAATCAACCATTGGCGCATCCAATGGGCGCGAATTTTAGAGAAGTATTGGGGATTTTAAATTATAGCTATAAAAGATTTGATCTGCAGGGGCAGCTGATGTATGCCAGATATGGTCTTGATCCGGATGGTATGAATTATGGCAAAGATATTTTTAAGAGCTACGCTACTAGATCTGTAGAGTATGGCAGTCATATTGGTCAGGGGATAGGTACTAACCTTTATTTTGCAGAAGGAAAAGTCGCTTATCTGATCAATCCAAAATATAATTTGCGCTTAGAGGTAGGGGGGATATGGAGAAAGGAAACAAATGTAATTGGGAACACAAATACTGCATTGTTTACTTTTGGCTTACGGAGTACGTTCAGAAACCTGTATCAGGATTTTTAA
- a CDS encoding putative colanic acid biosynthesis acetyltransferase produces MRKTDLSLYNNSSYDPGGSIAKRILWYYINAFLFKTSFIPSSLLKVWLLRLFGASVGKGVVIKPCVNIKYPWLLQIGDHSWVGENVWIDNLVSVHINNHVCISQGALLLTGSHNYKDPAFGLTTGSIILEDGVWIGAKAIITHGVTVGAHAVLCAGSVATKNLIAFAIYQGNPATEIRHRSIDLS; encoded by the coding sequence ATGAGAAAGACTGATCTTTCACTGTACAACAACTCATCTTATGACCCGGGAGGAAGCATTGCCAAGCGAATATTATGGTATTACATCAATGCGTTTTTGTTTAAAACATCTTTTATTCCATCAAGCTTATTAAAAGTATGGTTATTGCGTTTATTTGGCGCCTCTGTGGGTAAAGGTGTAGTGATCAAACCCTGTGTAAATATTAAATATCCCTGGTTACTTCAAATCGGTGATCATTCCTGGGTTGGCGAAAACGTTTGGATAGATAACCTGGTTAGCGTACATATTAACAACCATGTCTGCATTTCACAAGGTGCTTTGTTACTCACAGGAAGCCACAATTACAAAGACCCCGCTTTTGGCTTAACTACAGGAAGTATCATTTTAGAAGACGGGGTATGGATTGGCGCAAAGGCTATAATAACCCATGGGGTCACGGTAGGGGCTCATGCAGTACTCTGTGCCGGATCTGTAGCCACAAAAAATTTAATAGCCTTTGCTATTTATCAGGGAAATCCGGCAACGGAAATCAGACACCGATCAATTGATCTATCATGA
- a CDS encoding glycosyltransferase family 4 protein translates to MKKLAIITTHPIQYYAPVFKLLATGGQLNIKVYYTRGEETTQQFDPGFGKVISWDIPLLEGYSYQWAQHHNLTTQLATWQPDAILVYGWAFKGHLKCLRYFKNKIPVYFRGDSTLLNEPAGLKKLLKKLYLSWVYRHVDHAFYVGTSNKAYFKRYGLKDHQLSFAPHAIDNERFGANHEIAAQELRLSLNVGKNDILILYAGKFEPIKQLMLLLSAFIALRKPHVHLLLAGNGIEEADLKHKAQQNALSANIHFLTFQNQSRMPILYQAADLFCLPSISETWGLAINEAMACAKAVLVSDKVGCAVDLVKDGYNGRIFKAQSLADLVWHLELLVNSGKNGLAQMGMHSKQIINHWTFQKQVASIKATITHG, encoded by the coding sequence GTGAAGAAACTAGCCATCATTACTACACACCCTATACAATATTACGCCCCGGTTTTTAAACTGCTGGCTACAGGTGGGCAATTGAACATTAAAGTCTATTATACCAGAGGCGAAGAAACGACGCAACAATTCGACCCAGGTTTTGGCAAAGTCATCAGCTGGGACATTCCCTTACTTGAGGGTTATTCCTACCAATGGGCACAACACCATAATTTAACAACACAGCTAGCCACCTGGCAACCGGATGCCATACTGGTATATGGCTGGGCCTTTAAGGGGCATTTGAAATGCCTGCGTTATTTCAAGAACAAGATCCCGGTATATTTTAGAGGTGACTCGACGCTATTGAATGAGCCTGCTGGCTTAAAAAAGCTATTGAAAAAGCTGTACCTAAGCTGGGTATACAGACACGTAGATCATGCTTTTTATGTTGGAACGAGCAACAAGGCTTATTTTAAAAGGTACGGCTTAAAGGATCATCAGCTCAGCTTTGCACCGCATGCAATAGATAACGAACGTTTCGGGGCAAACCATGAGATCGCAGCACAAGAATTAAGACTTTCCCTTAACGTTGGTAAGAACGACATATTGATCTTATATGCGGGAAAATTTGAGCCTATAAAACAGCTCATGTTACTGCTATCCGCATTTATTGCGCTTCGTAAACCCCATGTCCACCTCTTGCTGGCCGGGAATGGCATTGAAGAAGCCGATCTTAAACATAAAGCTCAGCAAAATGCCTTATCAGCAAATATTCACTTCTTAACATTCCAGAACCAATCCCGCATGCCAATACTTTACCAGGCGGCTGATTTATTTTGTCTGCCCTCCATAAGCGAAACCTGGGGGCTCGCAATAAACGAAGCCATGGCTTGCGCTAAGGCAGTTTTAGTATCTGATAAAGTAGGCTGCGCTGTTGATTTGGTAAAAGACGGCTATAATGGACGCATTTTTAAAGCCCAATCTTTAGCCGATTTAGTCTGGCATTTAGAACTATTGGTAAATAGCGGTAAAAACGGCTTGGCACAAATGGGTATGCATTCAAAACAAATCATCAACCATTGGACCTTTCAAAAGCAAGTTGCTTCGATTAAAGCCACAATAACACATGGATAA
- a CDS encoding Rpn family recombination-promoting nuclease/putative transposase, which translates to MAKATYIDPFVDFAFKRLFATDESKPILIGFLNQVLKGRKYIAAIQYGKNEHPGEINDEGGVVFDVICTDADENKFIIEVQRSYQKYFKERALFYTSRVISEQAPKGSRKDWAYNLTEVYQVVFLENFNLPDSSRSEYVQDICLANRYTGEIFYDKLGFIFIEMLNFVKKQDELVTELDKWLYALKHLTEFDIRPEYLSGPEFDQLFNLAKYANLTKGERDMYNASLKYKWDNKNVLDYAVETAEAKGITKGKQEKVVEMARKMKGFNEPVEKISVYTELSIEEIEAL; encoded by the coding sequence ATGGCTAAGGCAACTTATATCGATCCTTTTGTAGATTTCGCCTTTAAGCGGCTATTTGCTACTGATGAAAGTAAACCCATCTTGATAGGGTTTCTGAATCAGGTGCTTAAAGGAAGAAAATACATTGCTGCCATTCAATACGGCAAAAATGAGCATCCTGGAGAAATTAATGACGAAGGTGGTGTTGTGTTTGATGTAATCTGCACGGATGCTGATGAGAATAAATTCATAATTGAAGTCCAGAGGAGCTATCAGAAATACTTTAAAGAGCGGGCTTTGTTCTATACTTCAAGGGTTATTAGTGAACAAGCCCCAAAAGGAAGTAGAAAAGATTGGGCATACAATTTAACAGAGGTTTACCAGGTTGTATTTCTGGAGAACTTTAATCTGCCGGATAGTTCCAGATCTGAGTATGTGCAGGATATCTGTTTGGCTAACAGGTATACAGGGGAAATATTCTATGATAAGCTGGGCTTTATTTTCATCGAGATGCTTAACTTTGTGAAGAAGCAGGACGAACTCGTTACAGAATTGGACAAGTGGTTATATGCATTGAAGCATTTAACAGAGTTTGATATACGTCCTGAGTATTTGTCCGGACCGGAATTTGATCAATTGTTTAACCTGGCTAAATATGCCAACCTAACTAAGGGAGAAAGAGATATGTATAATGCAAGTTTAAAATACAAGTGGGACAATAAAAACGTATTGGATTATGCTGTTGAAACAGCTGAGGCAAAAGGGATAACCAAAGGCAAACAAGAAAAAGTTGTTGAAATGGCCCGCAAAATGAAGGGGTTTAATGAACCTGTTGAGAAAATTTCAGTTTACACTGAACTCTCTATTGAAGAGATTGAAGCCTTGTAA
- a CDS encoding glycosyltransferase: MNILQINASYKPAYIYGGPTMSVSKLCEQLVKNGCAVQVFSTTANGPTELQVVSGIPQNVEGVFVRYFKRITKDHSHFSPQLLLTLWREVRSFDVVHIHAWWNLVSIFSCCIALLRKVPVILSPRGTLSDYSFTNRNIPIKKLFHTTAGRFLLNRCHLHTTSEREQETIERLIKPKSIFTIHNAVSLPVYIPIAVQDYRVMKLLFLSRIERKKGLELLFGALAELSIPYQLTIAGSGETTYIEKLKELSRQYRIHNNIDWVGFKSKDKFELIAQHHLLVLPSYDENFGNVVIESLCVGTAVLVSGAVGLAKYVTKNNLGWVCDTNVNSIKEQLHKIYHSQGMLAVIREFAPVIIVNEFNGDKLIGQYLKMYQQIVNPTLQLHG; this comes from the coding sequence ATGAACATTTTACAAATTAATGCATCTTACAAACCCGCTTACATTTACGGCGGACCAACCATGTCTGTGTCCAAACTTTGTGAACAGCTGGTTAAAAATGGTTGTGCAGTTCAAGTATTTAGTACAACAGCCAACGGACCTACAGAATTGCAGGTTGTTAGCGGCATTCCACAAAATGTGGAGGGTGTTTTTGTGCGGTATTTTAAACGAATCACTAAAGACCATAGCCATTTCTCTCCTCAACTACTCCTTACCCTCTGGAGAGAAGTCCGCAGCTTTGATGTCGTCCATATCCATGCCTGGTGGAACCTCGTTTCTATATTTTCATGTTGCATTGCCCTATTGCGAAAAGTACCGGTGATCTTATCGCCGCGTGGTACCCTGAGCGACTATTCCTTTACAAACCGGAATATTCCTATAAAAAAACTATTCCATACAACTGCAGGCAGGTTTTTGCTCAATCGCTGCCATTTACATACCACTTCGGAAAGGGAGCAAGAAACCATTGAGCGACTGATTAAACCCAAAAGCATTTTTACCATACACAATGCGGTAAGCCTGCCTGTTTACATTCCTATTGCTGTTCAGGATTACAGGGTGATGAAACTGCTCTTTCTTTCCCGGATTGAGCGAAAAAAGGGACTTGAGTTGTTGTTTGGGGCATTGGCTGAGCTCAGCATCCCATATCAACTGACCATAGCAGGAAGTGGTGAAACCACCTATATCGAAAAGCTAAAAGAACTCAGTCGACAATACCGGATCCATAATAACATCGATTGGGTTGGTTTTAAAAGCAAAGATAAATTTGAACTCATTGCTCAGCATCATCTGCTAGTCCTTCCCTCCTATGATGAAAACTTTGGCAATGTGGTGATCGAAAGCCTATGTGTCGGCACAGCAGTCTTAGTTAGCGGAGCCGTCGGATTGGCTAAATATGTAACCAAAAACAACTTAGGCTGGGTTTGCGACACCAATGTAAACTCAATTAAAGAGCAGCTCCATAAAATATACCACAGTCAAGGTATGCTTGCGGTTATCAGAGAATTTGCCCCTGTCATTATTGTCAATGAATTTAATGGGGATAAGCTTATCGGGCAGTACCTTAAAATGTATCAGCAAATAGTTAACCCAACCTTACAGCTCCATGGTTAA